CTGCTCACCTGTGGCATCCACGGGAATGTCATCCGCTTCCTGGCGCCAATCACCATCCAGGACGACGTCATGACCGAGGCGCTCGACATCCTCGAGGCGTCGATCCGAGAGGTGCGAGCGTAAGCTTCCCGTCAATGGGCGGCCTCCTCTCCGGCATCGGACGGTGCCGGAGCCAAGCTCAGTCCGAGATCATCAGGTAGGCGCGTACCAGCCGGATCAGCTCCTGCTTCAGCTCCTCGGAGTCGAGCATGCCGCGACGGGCAGCGTTGTGCACGACACCGTTCATCAGGTCGGAAAGCATCATGCCGGCGAGCCGCTCATTCGCCCCAGACCGCGATGCCCGGAAGGCAGCGACAGCGGCGGCGTAGTGCCCGAGATATTCGGCCTCGAACGCGCTGTTGGGATCCCTCATGCTCTCGGAACTCCGTGCCTCGTCTAGAAGCTTGCGGTGCAGCCCCGGATTGATGCTGTGCGCCGCAAACATGTCGCGCACCAGATCCTCGGCAAATTGCTCGACGGTCTTTCCTTCGCGCAGTGATCCGCGCATCACGGCGAGGCAATCGTCGAGATGACGCCGGCGAATGGCCTCGACCAGTGATTGCTTGTCGGGAAAGTACTGGTAGAGCGATCCGATGCTGACGCCCGCCAGTTCGGCGACCTTGTTGGTGCTGAAATCGTCCCAGCCCTTCTCGCTCAGAATGTGAGCCCCGGCCTCGATGATTGCGTCGACGGTCGCCTGCGAACGGCCCTGTCGTGGCAGCTTGCGCATCGGGGAGTTCGATTTCGCAATGCGAGTAGACACCAGGGCTGCTCCGGACGATCATCGGGACGTTACTCACATTTGCACGCAGACAAAAGGAGCCTGGCGATGAGCGGTCTTCTGCGCACCATGTTCGGCTATCACGCCTGGGCCAACGCCGACCTGTTCGGCAAGCTGGAGGAGCTCGACCCCGAGCGGCATCAAGCCGATCTGGCCAAGGCGTTGCGGCTGATCAGCCATTACCATGTGGTCGCACGTATATTCGCCGCCCACCTGACTGCAGACAAGCACGGCTACACCGCCGACAATGTCGAGGAAACACCCGCGCTGGCCGACCTTCGATCGGCTGTCGCCGGGTCGGACCAATGGTATCTCGACTATGTCGAGCACATACGCTCAGACCAGCTGGCCGAGCGGGTGGCATTCGTCTTCACCGATGGCGACAAGGGTTACATGTCGCGCGAGGAGATGCTGAGCCATGTGATCCTGCACGGCGGCTATCACCGCGGCGAGGTCGGTCGCATCCTGTCGCAGCTTTCCATCACGCCGCCCTGGGACACACTCGCCGTGTATCTCCACCAGACGGAACCGTCGCGCCGCATGCAAGGCCGACACGTGTCAAAGACTGCCTAGCCACGATACTTCGGCGCCTTATGTCATCACCCCGCCGGCAGCGCAGCCAGCGCCGCCTTCAGCGCCTCGGCGCCGCCCGCCACCTGCTCCGGCGTCGGCGAGAAGCGGAGGCCGAGCATCTTGCGGCCGAGCATGTGGTCAGCGGGGCGGTTGAGGGATTCGATGGCTACGAGACGGTCGCCGATGAAATGATAAACCGAGAAGCGGTTCTCGGCCGGATCGCCCGACAGGATCTGGCGGTCGCTGCCCGAGGTCAGGCCGACCATCTGTAGCTTCATATCGCCGATGTCGGACCAGAACCACGGCACAGCGGCATAGTCACCGGGATGACCAAGAACCGTGCGGGCGGCGAGCTTGGCCTGGTCGGTGGCGTTCTGCACCGATTCCAGCCTGACATCACCACCGGTCTGCCAGTGCCGGTAGCTGGCATTGTCGCCAATGGCGAGGATCTCAGCCACAGAGCTGCGCATCGCCGTGTCGACGCGGATACCGTTGGCGATCGTCAGCCCCGCCGTCTCGGCCAGTTCGACATTAGGCACGACGCCGATGCCTGTTATCACCATTTTCGCCGGCAGGTGTTCGCCAGCCGAGGTCAGCACGCCCGAGACATGGCCATTCTCGCCTTCGATGCGCTCGATAGTGGTCTTGAGCAGGATGCGGACACCTGCCGCCGTCAGGCGCTGGCGCACATGTTCGGCGATCAGGGGTGCCACCGCGCGCCCGAGCAGGCGGTCGAGCGCCTCGATCACCGTGACCTTGCGGCCGCCGGCGGCCAGCGTGGCCGCGATCTCCAGGCCGATGAAGCCGCCACCGATGACGACGACCTCCTCGCAGGCAGCGCTTTGTTCGCGGATCAGCCGGGCATCGGCCACCGAGCGCAGCGACAGCACACCTGCAAGATCTGCGCCCGGCAACGGCAGCGCGCGCGGGCGCGAGCCGGTGGCAAGGATCAGGTGGTCATAGGCAAGGTCGCCGCCACCGGCGAGTTCGAGCCGGCGCGCGGCAGCATCGATGCGTTGGACCAGCGTCCCAGGCCTGAAGTCGATCGTGTGGCCGGTGTAGAATACCTCGCCGCGCAAGGGCTGCGGCTGGGCGACTGCATCCTTGATGAAGGTCTTGGACAGCGGCGGCTTGTGATAGGGCAGCTCCTTCTCGTCGCCGAGCAGGATGACCTGGCCGTCATAACCCTCCTCACGGAGGCTGGCTGCAGCCTGCACGCCGGCATGGCCGGCCCCGACAATCACCACACCGTTCTTCATGCTCGCCTCTGCAACACCGGAAACCTCTACCGAAATGACCGCTAGGGGCTTCCGCCGCAAGGGGCCATGACGTGATTTCATGGCTGACAGGCAGTATTTCATGGCCGAAAGGCGGGCAGGATCGTGCCAGGCACAGCACCCTGCCGACGCCGCATCGCGGCGCTACCTGATGTCGCAGCGGATTGCCGATACGTCTCGCCACGTCCCGTGCCATGTCTCGACAAATCAACAGCTTGGCCGGAAGAAGCCAAGCTAAACTGGACAAAATCAGTTTAGAATCATTCTAAACTATTGATCCCGCTACGCTTTTTGCCCGGAATTGCGTTGACTTTTGATGCCACTCGGCTTTTATGAAGTCGTGCTTCACAGCGCCTGTCTTTGATGTCTGGGCCTTTAACCCTTTCGATTGGAGCTATCTGGGTGCCTGCCTTCGTCGAACCGCGCCATGGCGCGGCTGCTTGCAGCATGGTCGCGCTGCGCCCCACCAGGGCCTCGAACCACGCGCATATCCGAGGCCGGATCGCCCCTGAGCTTTCTTTCGATGCCATGCCGCCGATCCAGCAAAGTGCTGACGGCACACGATTTTTCGGCGCTTGCCGGCGCCAACTGGTTCACTGAGGAGAGACCATGCCTGCATCCATCTCGCGCAACCGTCACTACGGCAGGCTCGCCGCCATTGCCGCGACGACCGCGCTGACCGCCGCGATTTTCGTGCTGCCGGCCAAGGCCGCGACCGACGCCAAGGCCGTCCTCACCACCTATTCCGACATCGCGCTCGCCAAGTACGAGGACTCGCTGACCACGGCCAAGGCGCTCGACACAGCTATCGAAGCGCTGATCGCCAAGCCGTCGGACGAGACGCTGAAGGCGGCGCGCGATGCCTGGAAGGCGGCGCGCATTCCCTACCAGCAGACGGAAGTCTACCGCTTCGGCAACGCAA
The nucleotide sequence above comes from Aminobacter aminovorans. Encoded proteins:
- a CDS encoding DinB family protein gives rise to the protein MSGLLRTMFGYHAWANADLFGKLEELDPERHQADLAKALRLISHYHVVARIFAAHLTADKHGYTADNVEETPALADLRSAVAGSDQWYLDYVEHIRSDQLAERVAFVFTDGDKGYMSREEMLSHVILHGGYHRGEVGRILSQLSITPPWDTLAVYLHQTEPSRRMQGRHVSKTA
- a CDS encoding NAD(P)/FAD-dependent oxidoreductase; translated protein: MKNGVVIVGAGHAGVQAAASLREEGYDGQVILLGDEKELPYHKPPLSKTFIKDAVAQPQPLRGEVFYTGHTIDFRPGTLVQRIDAAARRLELAGGGDLAYDHLILATGSRPRALPLPGADLAGVLSLRSVADARLIREQSAACEEVVVIGGGFIGLEIAATLAAGGRKVTVIEALDRLLGRAVAPLIAEHVRQRLTAAGVRILLKTTIERIEGENGHVSGVLTSAGEHLPAKMVITGIGVVPNVELAETAGLTIANGIRVDTAMRSSVAEILAIGDNASYRHWQTGGDVRLESVQNATDQAKLAARTVLGHPGDYAAVPWFWSDIGDMKLQMVGLTSGSDRQILSGDPAENRFSVYHFIGDRLVAIESLNRPADHMLGRKMLGLRFSPTPEQVAGGAEALKAALAALPAG
- a CDS encoding TetR/AcrR family transcriptional regulator, whose translation is MSTRIAKSNSPMRKLPRQGRSQATVDAIIEAGAHILSEKGWDDFSTNKVAELAGVSIGSLYQYFPDKQSLVEAIRRRHLDDCLAVMRGSLREGKTVEQFAEDLVRDMFAAHSINPGLHRKLLDEARSSESMRDPNSAFEAEYLGHYAAAVAAFRASRSGANERLAGMMLSDLMNGVVHNAARRGMLDSEELKQELIRLVRAYLMISD